The proteins below come from a single Anderseniella sp. Alg231-50 genomic window:
- a CDS encoding ABC transporter substrate-binding protein, producing the protein MKRTLMSIVLAAAMSVAATAAMAADKLALQLKWVTQAQFAGYYVAKDKGFYKEENLDVEIKPGGPDIAPVQVLAGGGADVVLDWMPSALASREKGVALVNIAQPFKTSGMMLTCRKDSGISSPADFKGKTLGVWFFGNEYPFLSWMSQLGIATDGSADGVKVLKQGFNVDPILQKQADCVSTMTYNEYWQIIDAGLSADDLVVFKYEDQGVATLEDGIYVLEDKLKDPAFEDKMVRFVRASMKGWKFAEANPDEAADIVLENDASGAQTEKHQKRMMREIAKLTAGSNGALDEADFKRTVSTLLKGGSDPVITKEPVGAWTSAITDKALK; encoded by the coding sequence ATGAAGCGAACACTCATGAGTATCGTGCTTGCAGCAGCCATGTCGGTTGCTGCAACGGCGGCAATGGCTGCGGACAAGCTGGCCTTGCAGTTGAAGTGGGTCACCCAGGCCCAGTTTGCGGGCTATTACGTCGCCAAGGACAAGGGCTTCTACAAGGAAGAAAACCTCGACGTGGAAATCAAGCCCGGCGGCCCCGACATAGCGCCGGTTCAGGTGCTGGCCGGCGGTGGCGCCGATGTGGTGCTTGACTGGATGCCGTCTGCACTGGCGTCCCGGGAAAAGGGTGTTGCGCTGGTCAACATTGCGCAACCGTTCAAGACATCCGGCATGATGCTGACCTGCCGCAAGGATTCCGGGATCAGTTCGCCGGCTGACTTCAAGGGCAAGACACTCGGTGTCTGGTTCTTCGGCAACGAATATCCGTTCCTGTCGTGGATGAGCCAGCTTGGCATTGCAACCGACGGCAGCGCCGACGGGGTGAAGGTGTTGAAGCAGGGCTTCAATGTGGACCCGATCCTGCAGAAGCAGGCCGACTGTGTGTCGACCATGACCTACAATGAGTACTGGCAGATCATCGATGCCGGGCTGTCTGCCGATGACCTGGTGGTGTTCAAGTATGAAGACCAGGGCGTCGCGACGCTGGAAGACGGCATTTACGTGCTGGAAGACAAGCTCAAGGATCCTGCCTTCGAGGACAAGATGGTGCGTTTCGTGCGCGCGTCCATGAAGGGCTGGAAGTTTGCCGAGGCAAATCCGGATGAAGCTGCAGACATTGTCCTGGAAAATGATGCCTCCGGTGCGCAGACGGAAAAGCACCAGAAGCGCATGATGCGCGAGATCGCCAAGCTTACCGCAGGCTCCAATGGAGCCCTGGACGAAGCTGACTTCAAGCGCACCGTCAGCACGCTTTTGAAGGGCGGGTCCGACCCGGTCATCACCAAGGAGCCGGTTGGCGCGTGGACATCGGCGATAACCGACAAGGCGCTCAAGTAG
- a CDS encoding ABC transporter permease subunit: MDGKGKTIPVLTIISAVVVIWYACVVWMNAPFEYDKAERAGTEIGFSQLVSNTMNQERPVLPAAHQVVEEMYKTIVLKKITSKRSLVYHGWITLSATLLGFAIGTALGVLLAVGIVHNQAMDKSVMPWVIASQTIPILAIAPMIIVVLNAIGLSGLLPKALISTYLSFFPVVVGMVKGLRSPDRAQLDLMHTYSASPAQTFWKLRWPSSMPYLFTSLKIAIAISLVGAIVGELPTGAVAGLGARLLAGSYYGQTIQIWSALFTAAILAAALVMIVGFAHSYVLKRMGQKPEGGAA, translated from the coding sequence ATGGATGGCAAGGGCAAAACCATTCCGGTTCTCACGATCATCTCGGCGGTCGTCGTGATCTGGTATGCCTGCGTGGTGTGGATGAACGCACCGTTCGAATATGACAAGGCTGAGCGGGCCGGTACCGAAATCGGGTTTTCGCAACTTGTCTCCAACACGATGAACCAGGAACGACCGGTCCTGCCGGCAGCCCACCAGGTTGTCGAGGAAATGTACAAGACCATTGTGCTGAAGAAGATCACCTCCAAGCGCAGCCTGGTCTATCATGGCTGGATAACGCTGTCGGCGACACTGTTAGGCTTCGCGATCGGCACGGCGCTTGGCGTTCTGCTGGCGGTGGGCATTGTTCACAATCAGGCGATGGACAAGTCTGTCATGCCATGGGTGATAGCCAGCCAGACCATTCCGATCCTGGCCATCGCACCGATGATCATCGTGGTGCTGAACGCCATCGGCCTGTCGGGCCTGTTGCCCAAGGCGCTGATTTCCACCTACCTGTCATTTTTCCCGGTGGTGGTCGGCATGGTGAAAGGCCTGCGCAGTCCGGACCGGGCCCAGCTGGACCTGATGCACACCTACAGCGCGTCGCCCGCACAGACCTTCTGGAAACTGCGCTGGCCGTCGTCGATGCCGTACCTGTTCACTTCGCTGAAGATCGCCATCGCCATTTCACTGGTCGGTGCCATTGTCGGCGAACTGCCGACCGGCGCGGTTGCGGGACTTGGCGCGCGCCTGCTGGCCGGTTCCTATTATGGCCAGACAATCCAGATCTGGTCCGCCCTGTTTACTGCGGCAATCCTGGCAGCTGCGCTGGTGATGATCGTCGGCTTTGCCCATTCTTACGTGCTGAAGCGCATGGGGCAGAAACCGGAAGGGGGCGCAGCATAA
- a CDS encoding ATP-binding cassette domain-containing protein, translating to MENTPVLEFRSVTKRFGTLTANDDVSLTLQQGEVLALLGENGAGKTTLMNILFGHYQADEGDILVDGEVLPPGSTQAAINAGIGMVHQHFTLADNLTVLENITLGTESLWSWRQDEATSRKKLAGMISDYGLVVDPDAMVSELSVGERQRVEILKALYRDARILILDEPTAVLTPQESERLFATLKSITAKGLAIIFISHKLHEILAVSNRIAVLRRGAIVGTLETASSKREQLAELMVGRTVTRPKLSAIEPGELVLDISDVSTSGTGATELKEIELKVHQHEIVGIAGVAGNGQGTLADILSGLRKDFSGTVQLNGRMLDAGNPRAIVASGVGRIPEDRHARGVVAAMDIWENLISEDIRSDEVCRAGFIISGSSARARAEKQIEEFDVRCKGPDAETKLLSGGNMQKLILARALSNTPSFILANQPVRGLDEGAIAYVQEQLLDARRRGAAILLISEDLDELMTLTDRIAVMSHGTLSSALATGERSIAEIGLMMAGHGNHEDAGTGSHANGH from the coding sequence GTGGAAAATACGCCAGTACTTGAGTTCCGGAGCGTCACCAAGCGCTTCGGAACCCTCACCGCCAATGATGATGTGTCACTGACACTGCAGCAGGGCGAGGTGCTTGCCCTGCTGGGCGAGAACGGTGCCGGCAAGACAACCCTCATGAACATCCTCTTCGGTCACTACCAGGCCGACGAGGGTGACATACTTGTTGACGGCGAGGTGCTGCCTCCCGGGTCAACGCAGGCCGCCATCAATGCCGGTATCGGCATGGTGCATCAGCACTTTACCCTGGCCGACAACCTCACGGTGCTGGAAAATATCACTCTGGGCACCGAGAGCCTGTGGTCCTGGCGGCAGGATGAGGCAACGAGCCGGAAAAAGCTTGCCGGCATGATCAGTGATTACGGCCTTGTGGTTGATCCCGATGCCATGGTGTCCGAGTTGTCTGTGGGTGAACGCCAACGGGTGGAAATCCTCAAGGCGCTTTACCGTGACGCCCGCATTCTCATTCTTGATGAACCGACGGCGGTGCTGACCCCGCAGGAATCCGAACGCCTGTTCGCGACACTGAAATCGATCACGGCGAAGGGCCTTGCGATCATTTTCATCTCCCACAAGCTGCACGAGATACTGGCCGTCAGCAATCGCATTGCGGTGCTGCGTCGCGGCGCCATTGTCGGCACGCTTGAAACTGCGTCGTCGAAGCGGGAACAACTGGCCGAGCTGATGGTCGGGCGAACCGTGACCCGTCCCAAGCTGTCGGCAATCGAGCCTGGCGAACTGGTTCTCGACATCAGCGACGTGTCGACCAGCGGAACCGGCGCGACAGAGCTCAAGGAAATTGAACTGAAAGTGCACCAGCATGAAATTGTCGGCATTGCCGGTGTGGCCGGAAACGGCCAGGGCACTCTGGCCGATATCCTGTCGGGCCTCAGGAAAGACTTTTCCGGCACTGTTCAGCTCAACGGCCGAATGCTGGATGCCGGAAACCCGCGCGCGATTGTCGCCTCCGGTGTCGGACGGATTCCCGAGGACAGGCACGCCCGCGGGGTGGTTGCCGCCATGGACATCTGGGAGAACCTGATTTCCGAGGATATTCGTTCGGACGAAGTTTGCCGGGCCGGTTTCATCATCAGCGGCAGCAGTGCCCGGGCGCGGGCAGAGAAACAGATTGAAGAATTCGACGTGCGCTGCAAGGGGCCGGATGCGGAGACCAAGCTGCTGTCCGGTGGCAATATGCAGAAGCTCATTCTGGCGCGGGCACTGTCGAACACACCGTCATTCATCCTGGCCAACCAGCCGGTGCGCGGGCTTGATGAGGGTGCAATTGCCTATGTACAGGAGCAGTTGCTGGATGCCCGCAGGAGAGGCGCCGCCATCCTGCTGATTTCCGAAGACCTTGATGAGCTGATGACCCTGACCGACCGGATTGCCGTGATGTCTCATGGCACGCTCAGCAGCGCCTTGGCGACCGGTGAGCGCTCAATCGCCGAGATCGGCCTGATGATGGCAGGTCATGGCAATCATGAAGATGCAGGCACGGGGAGTCACGCCAATGGTCATTGA
- a CDS encoding ABC transporter permease subunit: MWLVVLALLFWLGTWGLNEWLSRQKFAGHGLQRTVNLLIPVLFGVAILVLWEGFTRGLEVPRVLLPPPSMIWERIGNSLPILWADFQQTFLKAVLAGYVLGCGSGFLVALLCDRSSFLKRGLLPLGNFVSALPIIGVAPIMVMWFGFDWQSKAAVVVIMTFFPMLVNTVQGLSAADHMQRDLMRTYASSWWQTLTKLRLPAASPFIFNALKINSTLALIGAIVAEFFGTPIVGMGFRISTEVGRMNVDMVWAEIAVAALAGSTFYGLVALVERTVTFWHPSIRSGRT, encoded by the coding sequence ATGTGGCTCGTGGTCCTTGCATTATTGTTCTGGCTCGGCACCTGGGGCCTGAACGAATGGCTGTCTCGTCAAAAGTTTGCCGGTCACGGGCTGCAGAGAACCGTCAACCTGCTGATCCCGGTGTTGTTCGGCGTGGCCATCCTGGTCTTGTGGGAAGGATTTACCCGCGGCCTTGAGGTGCCGAGAGTCCTGTTGCCGCCGCCGTCGATGATCTGGGAGCGCATCGGAAATTCACTGCCCATCCTGTGGGCCGACTTTCAGCAGACATTCCTGAAAGCAGTGCTTGCAGGTTATGTGCTGGGCTGCGGCTCCGGGTTCCTGGTCGCGCTGTTGTGCGACCGGTCGTCGTTCCTGAAACGCGGGTTGTTGCCGCTGGGCAATTTCGTATCCGCATTGCCGATCATCGGTGTCGCACCGATCATGGTCATGTGGTTCGGTTTTGACTGGCAGTCCAAGGCGGCCGTCGTCGTCATCATGACGTTTTTCCCGATGCTGGTGAACACGGTGCAGGGGTTGTCAGCGGCTGATCACATGCAGCGCGACCTGATGCGCACCTATGCCAGCTCCTGGTGGCAGACTTTGACCAAGTTACGTCTTCCCGCTGCGTCTCCTTTCATATTCAATGCTCTTAAAATAAACTCCACGCTTGCACTGATCGGCGCAATCGTGGCCGAGTTTTTCGGGACGCCGATCGTGGGAATGGGCTTTCGCATTTCCACGGAAGTGGGGAGAATGAATGTGGATATGGTCTGGGCTGAAATTGCCGTGGCAGCCCTGGCCGGTTCGACTTTCTACGGTTTGGTGGCGCTTGTTGAGCGTACCGTCACATTTTGGCATCCGTCCATTCGAAGCGGACGGACATAA
- a CDS encoding ATP-binding cassette domain-containing protein, translating to MSHDVVSASDLSLTFQTDDGPVHALSGVDLTVGKGEFVSFIGPSGCGKTTFLRVIADLEKPTGGEIRVNGVDPETARQQRAYGYVFQAASLYPWRTIERNVGLPLEIMGYSAAETRERIARTLDLVNLTGFEKKYPWQLSGGMQQRASIARALAFDADLLLMDEPFGALDEIVRDHLNEQLLKLWDKTNKTICFVTHSIPEAVYLSTKIVVMSPRPGRVSDVIETTLPKQRPLDIRESEEFLKIAHRVREGLRAGHSYDE from the coding sequence ATGTCACACGATGTGGTGTCGGCGAGCGACCTGTCTCTAACCTTTCAAACGGACGATGGACCCGTGCATGCCCTGTCGGGCGTCGATCTGACCGTCGGAAAAGGTGAGTTCGTTTCGTTTATCGGCCCGTCCGGTTGCGGCAAGACGACATTCCTGCGGGTGATCGCCGACCTGGAAAAACCCACCGGCGGCGAGATCAGGGTCAATGGCGTCGATCCGGAAACAGCGCGCCAACAGCGCGCCTATGGCTATGTGTTTCAGGCAGCCTCGCTGTATCCGTGGCGTACCATCGAACGCAATGTCGGCCTGCCGCTGGAAATCATGGGGTATTCGGCGGCTGAAACCCGCGAACGCATTGCCCGCACACTGGATCTCGTCAACCTCACCGGGTTTGAGAAAAAATATCCCTGGCAGCTTTCCGGCGGCATGCAGCAGAGAGCGTCGATTGCCCGTGCCCTGGCGTTCGACGCAGACCTGTTGCTGATGGACGAACCGTTCGGCGCGCTCGACGAGATCGTGCGTGATCACCTGAACGAGCAATTGCTGAAACTCTGGGACAAGACCAACAAGACGATCTGTTTCGTCACCCACTCCATCCCTGAAGCGGTTTATCTCTCCACGAAGATTGTTGTCATGAGTCCGCGGCCGGGCAGGGTGAGCGATGTCATCGAAACCACACTGCCGAAACAACGCCCGCTGGACATCCGTGAGAGCGAGGAGTTTCTGAAAATCGCGCACCGGGTGCGCGAGGGTTTGAGGGCAGGGCACAGTTATGACGAGTGA
- a CDS encoding deaminase, whose amino-acid sequence MLNETDRKFLRMAYDEAKAGFDEGGCPIGSVLARGEVMVSRGRNQRVQQGDPIAHGEMDALRKAGRQRTYRDMTIYTSLSPCMMCSGTIIQFGIPRVVIGENTTFGGNEDFLRSKGIEVLVADDPDCIALMTRFIAEKPELWNEDIAEE is encoded by the coding sequence ATGCTCAATGAAACTGATCGAAAATTCCTTCGCATGGCCTATGACGAAGCCAAGGCCGGGTTTGACGAAGGCGGTTGCCCCATTGGTTCGGTACTGGCGCGAGGCGAGGTCATGGTGTCGCGCGGACGCAATCAACGGGTCCAGCAGGGTGATCCGATAGCGCATGGTGAAATGGATGCACTGCGCAAAGCCGGCCGGCAACGGACTTACCGCGACATGACCATCTATACGTCCTTAAGCCCGTGCATGATGTGTAGTGGCACCATCATCCAGTTCGGTATTCCACGCGTGGTAATCGGCGAAAACACCACATTCGGCGGCAATGAAGACTTCCTGCGGTCGAAAGGTATTGAGGTATTGGTCGCGGATGATCCGGACTGCATTGCCCTGATGACGCGCTTCATTGCGGAAAAGCCAGAGCTTTGGAATGAAGATATTGCTGAAGAGTGA
- a CDS encoding BMP family protein, producing the protein MTWNTNRRQFNMMLAAAAGATTLGAKPAFAETIKVAGIYTQPIQQKWDARLHQGLEAAKAKGDIEYVFSEKVANTDYIRVLREYCESGVKLIVGEAFGISKEARKVADEYPDIAFLMGDPFKPHGSNFSVFDNYIHEPCFLMGMIAGAMTKTNKLGMVGGYPIGEVNRLFHAFIDGAKSVNPDIQYKVTFIGSWYDPPKAKEAAFAQIEAGADIMYAERAGVVDAAREKGVLAFGNVNDMNKEENGTDVVVTSALWHMEEAIAYAITQVKAGNFKAEDYKEWTMMRKGGASLAPYYEFEDKIPAEIKAKVEATKAKILAGEMDVTITDSEPKSSF; encoded by the coding sequence ATGACCTGGAACACGAACAGACGCCAGTTTAACATGATGCTGGCCGCCGCAGCCGGCGCAACGACGCTTGGTGCAAAACCCGCCTTTGCCGAGACAATCAAGGTTGCAGGCATCTACACCCAGCCGATCCAGCAGAAATGGGACGCGCGCCTGCATCAGGGGCTCGAGGCGGCCAAGGCAAAGGGTGATATCGAGTACGTGTTTTCGGAAAAGGTCGCCAATACGGATTACATCCGGGTGTTGCGTGAGTACTGCGAGTCCGGCGTCAAGCTGATTGTCGGTGAAGCGTTCGGTATCTCCAAGGAAGCCCGCAAGGTCGCCGATGAATATCCTGATATTGCCTTCCTGATGGGTGACCCGTTCAAGCCGCACGGATCGAATTTCTCGGTGTTCGACAACTATATTCACGAGCCTTGCTTCCTGATGGGGATGATTGCCGGCGCGATGACCAAGACCAACAAGCTCGGCATGGTCGGCGGCTATCCGATCGGTGAGGTGAACCGGTTGTTCCACGCCTTCATCGACGGTGCGAAATCGGTCAATCCGGACATCCAGTACAAGGTTACCTTTATCGGGTCCTGGTACGATCCGCCGAAGGCCAAGGAAGCTGCGTTCGCGCAGATCGAAGCCGGTGCCGACATCATGTATGCAGAACGCGCAGGGGTTGTTGATGCCGCTCGCGAAAAGGGCGTTCTGGCGTTCGGCAATGTCAATGACATGAACAAGGAAGAAAACGGTACCGATGTCGTTGTCACGTCGGCGCTCTGGCACATGGAAGAAGCCATAGCCTATGCCATCACCCAGGTAAAAGCCGGCAACTTCAAGGCTGAAGACTACAAAGAGTGGACCATGATGCGCAAAGGCGGTGCCAGCCTTGCTCCCTATTATGAGTTCGAGGACAAGATACCGGCTGAAATCAAGGCAAAGGTGGAAGCCACAAAGGCTAAAATTCTCGCCGGGGAAATGGACGTGACCATCACGGACTCTGAGCCAAAGTCCTCCTTCTAA
- a CDS encoding glycosyltransferase family 92 protein, translated as MFSIKPETLFKLEQRCWQLAGMWRAAAKRRLWLPQPVAQPGSAEHYLCVFAIVRNESPYIGEWIEFHRMMGVSHFFIYDNGSNDGTAEQLSPYVKEGLVTVVNWADFLKGWEGVAGSKGRSQKLAMLHCIANFGHLAEWMAFIDADEFLFPTSAGSLTEVLHDYEDLDSLSVYWHMFGTSGHARKPPGLVTENYTQRLRKPKASCKHLSRVKTIVRPSAVRGVHNSHVFILRHGYPESWTEQREKIGHADHRLAARSTDVLRINHYYSKSLAEYRERRSVPLLGQRSDFRGDDQLLRHIESDTVGDISIQRFVPALRSRLSAESADGNVVQMIGPKRAGRDE; from the coding sequence GTGTTTTCGATAAAACCGGAGACTTTATTCAAGCTGGAACAACGTTGCTGGCAGCTTGCGGGCATGTGGCGCGCTGCCGCGAAGCGCAGGCTGTGGCTTCCGCAACCGGTTGCACAGCCTGGTTCGGCCGAACACTATCTTTGCGTATTCGCCATCGTCCGCAATGAAAGCCCCTACATTGGTGAGTGGATCGAGTTCCATCGCATGATGGGGGTCAGCCACTTCTTCATCTACGATAATGGCAGCAACGACGGTACGGCCGAACAATTGTCGCCATACGTCAAGGAAGGGCTGGTCACTGTTGTCAACTGGGCAGACTTTCTCAAAGGATGGGAAGGTGTGGCCGGCTCGAAAGGTCGAAGTCAGAAACTGGCGATGTTGCACTGTATTGCCAATTTTGGTCATCTTGCCGAATGGATGGCATTTATTGACGCTGACGAATTCCTGTTTCCGACCTCGGCGGGCTCCCTGACCGAGGTGCTGCATGACTACGAAGATCTCGATTCGCTTTCTGTGTACTGGCATATGTTCGGCACATCGGGTCACGCGCGCAAACCTCCAGGCCTGGTGACAGAGAACTACACACAGAGGCTCAGAAAACCCAAGGCGTCGTGCAAACATCTTTCCCGGGTCAAGACCATCGTTCGCCCGAGTGCGGTGCGCGGGGTGCACAATTCCCACGTCTTCATTCTGAGGCACGGTTATCCGGAGTCATGGACGGAGCAACGAGAAAAGATCGGGCATGCCGATCACCGTCTCGCCGCCCGATCGACCGATGTGCTGCGTATCAATCACTATTACAGCAAGTCGCTGGCTGAGTACCGCGAACGCCGGTCTGTGCCACTGCTGGGCCAGCGCTCTGATTTCAGAGGAGATGACCAGCTCCTGAGGCACATCGAGAGCGATACTGTCGGGGACATTTCAATCCAGCGATTTGTTCCGGCGCTGCGAAGCCGCCTTAGTGCGGAGTCAGCGGACGGAAATGTTGTTCAGATGATCGGGCCGAAGCGTGCCGGGCGTGATGAGTAA
- a CDS encoding ABC transporter permease subunit has translation MSDLVDILLTAGFWAATIRIVSPLIFGTLGELICERAGVLNLGIEGIMTVGAMSGWMWVYQGGDLWTGVVFAACVGAIFGLLHAIFTVHLGLSQHVTGIGITLFASSLSYFVYRMLLPDATTPPKIVPFKPIAVPWLSDLPIIGEALFTQSALTYLALLVVPMVWYVLFRTPVGLAVRMSGENPVAVEAQGINVLAVRTGAVMVGSAFMAVGGAFITMSWFDAFYFGMINGRGWICVALVIFASWRPGRALLGALLFAGLEAIQVRAQQSAGAFIPYQFFLMLPYVMSILAMIVMARKTKYPQALLVPFRRGERV, from the coding sequence ATGAGCGATCTTGTAGACATCCTGCTGACGGCAGGTTTCTGGGCTGCCACGATCCGTATTGTCAGCCCGTTGATATTCGGCACGCTGGGTGAGCTTATCTGCGAACGGGCAGGGGTTTTGAACCTTGGCATTGAAGGCATCATGACGGTCGGCGCGATGTCCGGCTGGATGTGGGTTTATCAGGGCGGCGACCTTTGGACCGGTGTCGTGTTTGCGGCCTGCGTCGGCGCGATATTCGGACTGCTGCATGCGATTTTTACTGTCCACCTGGGGCTGTCGCAGCATGTGACCGGCATAGGCATTACGCTGTTTGCATCATCGCTTAGTTACTTTGTCTACCGGATGTTGTTGCCGGATGCCACGACTCCGCCGAAGATCGTCCCGTTCAAGCCCATCGCGGTTCCCTGGCTGTCTGACCTGCCGATCATCGGCGAGGCCCTGTTCACCCAGTCGGCGCTGACCTACCTCGCTTTGCTGGTGGTTCCGATGGTCTGGTATGTGTTGTTCAGGACACCGGTCGGACTGGCCGTGCGCATGTCCGGGGAGAACCCGGTGGCCGTCGAGGCGCAGGGCATCAACGTGCTCGCGGTTCGTACAGGTGCGGTCATGGTCGGCAGCGCGTTCATGGCGGTTGGCGGGGCCTTTATTACCATGTCCTGGTTTGACGCATTTTACTTCGGGATGATCAACGGGCGCGGCTGGATTTGCGTGGCGCTGGTGATCTTCGCGTCTTGGCGACCGGGCAGGGCGCTGCTTGGTGCGCTGTTGTTTGCCGGACTTGAGGCTATCCAGGTTCGCGCCCAGCAGTCTGCCGGCGCGTTCATTCCCTACCAGTTCTTCCTGATGCTGCCTTATGTGATGTCGATCCTTGCCATGATCGTGATGGCACGGAAAACCAAATATCCCCAGGCTTTGCTCGTACCGTTCCGGCGCGGCGAAAGAGTTTAG
- a CDS encoding ABC transporter permease subunit has translation MVIEPRETVSVWRAGLAPVWAILASLVICAVLISWAGASIPTAYSLLFKGAFGSAFALNETLTRSIPLIFTGLAVSVAFRAKFYNIGAEGQLYAGALAATFFGTGLVTLPPALMVPFLVIMGALAGGALLIVPVLLKTHLKVDEVVTTLLLNFVVLLVVSYLIEGPWKDPASLGWPQAASIIDEGVLPTLLVKGRLHFGLIIALFMAVIIWLMMRFTVQGYEIRAVGHNAKAAEFSGINVNRTVIMTAMISGGLAGIAGVSETAGLKGYLTLDLSPGFGYTGIAVAMLAQLNPLAVVPAAIFLSAVYVGADAMSRAVNIPTYIADVLVGVSILAVLCSVMLSQYRIRWRT, from the coding sequence ATGGTCATTGAACCGCGTGAAACCGTTTCCGTCTGGCGCGCCGGGCTGGCGCCGGTATGGGCCATCCTTGCCTCGCTGGTTATCTGCGCCGTGCTTATCTCATGGGCCGGCGCATCCATCCCAACGGCATATTCGCTGTTGTTCAAAGGGGCGTTCGGGTCGGCATTTGCACTTAATGAAACACTGACCCGCTCAATCCCGCTGATCTTCACCGGGCTTGCCGTGTCGGTGGCGTTCAGGGCGAAGTTCTACAATATCGGCGCTGAGGGCCAACTCTATGCAGGCGCCCTTGCTGCCACGTTCTTCGGGACAGGTCTGGTTACGCTGCCACCTGCGCTCATGGTGCCTTTCCTGGTCATCATGGGGGCTCTGGCTGGCGGTGCATTGCTGATTGTGCCGGTATTGCTGAAAACCCACCTCAAGGTTGATGAGGTTGTTACCACGCTGCTGCTGAATTTCGTCGTGCTTCTGGTGGTCAGCTACCTGATCGAAGGGCCCTGGAAGGATCCGGCATCACTTGGTTGGCCACAGGCGGCGTCCATCATCGATGAAGGTGTGCTGCCGACATTGCTGGTCAAAGGCAGGCTGCACTTCGGTCTGATCATTGCCTTGTTCATGGCGGTGATCATCTGGCTGATGATGCGATTTACCGTGCAGGGCTACGAGATCAGGGCGGTCGGGCACAACGCCAAGGCGGCAGAATTTTCAGGCATCAATGTCAATCGCACCGTGATCATGACGGCGATGATTTCCGGCGGCCTGGCAGGCATTGCAGGCGTCAGCGAAACCGCCGGCCTGAAGGGATATCTGACACTCGACCTGTCTCCCGGGTTTGGCTACACCGGCATTGCCGTTGCCATGCTTGCGCAACTCAATCCGTTGGCTGTGGTACCCGCGGCGATATTCCTGTCGGCAGTCTATGTGGGTGCTGACGCCATGTCGCGCGCAGTCAATATTCCAACATACATCGCCGACGTTCTGGTGGGCGTTTCCATATTGGCGGTGCTGTGCAGTGTCATGCTGAGCCAGTATCGCATCAGGTGGCGCACATGA